One segment of Panicum virgatum strain AP13 chromosome 3K, P.virgatum_v5, whole genome shotgun sequence DNA contains the following:
- the LOC120700566 gene encoding cytochrome P450 87A3-like — METDLLLVIMCVTLIAAWWFHLLLKWSSGHRRRRRCELTLPPGSMGLPLLGESLEFFARIPSLEVLPFFKRRLERYGPVFKTNLVGKDMIVSLDPEVNSYVLRQDNRAFQIWYPESLKRIFGAVLEVTSSESLHKRKRTMVLRVFVTP; from the exons ATGGAAACGGATCTTCTTCTAGTCATCATGTGTGTGACCCTGATCGCCGCCTGGTGGTTCCACCTGCTCCTGAAATGGAGCAGCGGCCATCGACGCCGACGGCGGTGTGAGCTCACGCTGCCACCTGGCTCGATGGGCCTTCCTCTCCTTGGGGAGTCCCTTGAGTTCTTTGCCCGGATACCATCGCTTGAAGTGCTTCCCTTCTTCAAGAGACGGCTGGAGAG GTATGGTCCTGTTTTCAAGACTAACTTGGTAGGCAAAGACATGATTGTATCCCTTGACCCTGAGGTCAACAGCTACGTGCTCAGGCAAGACAACAGGGCCTTCCAAATCTGGTACCCGGAGTCACTCAAGCGGATCTTCGGCGCCGTTCTCGAGGTCACATCCTCCGAGTCCTTGCACAAGCGCAAGAGGACCATGGTCCTCCGTGTctttgtcacaccctga